A single Chlamydia suis DNA region contains:
- a CDS encoding DEAD/DEAH box helicase: MLNFRKLRRDFTANILQDGKELFTQGAVVSAKILSMNSETVCISAQIRGSYDNVYECEIEVDRAESDTVDSNCDCSYNYDCQHIVALLFYLEQYFNEMVVTYSKEADLSSNEEVCKELQETFVVAATREEERRDREHQKEILREYNHAASVLSENPFFLPLEYSEKDSAELAVLFVPQKNEGDIFSPNQPIEFQLVLRLPGRSKPFYVSNIKTFLEGVLYQEPIVFSGRRFFFTLQSFSASDRKLIDLLIRYARYATGSSEEKLLKSAFLTPASLGMILSKMLEHQMAESSGSQLGEKESFQGIFCGNLEEPLLWSISPAKMKFHLDYFDAPYKALLMKPLIVVDEEEIQPEQAVLLESSCPGIIHKNVYHHFLPQIKRAHIRSFVGLRDVAIPEALFGSFCENALPVFRNYAELSNVEALNGFSTLPYTEELRGVCDISYLDGELEAKLFFLYDGQRVPATAFSLQYQEVRAFVRPDGILARNLVEERKILEEVFSGFVYDERDGAFHVKSEKKIVEFMTETIPNNQHRITFNCPETLSDQFIYDETVFDLSFRAGEDINYYEAELKVHGLLKGISLDLLWDCVSAKKRFLELPKKGGQLKKARRGKSVASKLPCILVLDLEKIAPVIQIFNEIGFQVLDDFVEKCPLWSLSGISPESFKDLPVNFSMTEDLAEIQKQIRGEVDFAFQEVPAQIQATLRGYQREGVHWLERLRKMHLNGILADDMGLGKTLQTIIAVTQSRLEKKGGCSLIICPTSLVYNWKEEFRKFNPEFKTLVVDGIPSQRRKQLASLGEYDVAITSYNLLQKDIDIYRDFLFDYVVLDEAHHIKNRTTRNAKSVKMIRACHRLILTGTPIENSLEELWSLFDFLMPGLLSSYDRFVGKYIRIGNYMGNKADNVEALRKKVAPFILRRMKEDVLEDLPPVSEILYHCHLTESQRELYQSYAASARQELSRLVKQEGFERIHIHVLATLTRLKQICCHPAIFAKDTPEPGDSAKYDMLMDLLGSLVDSGHKTVVFSQYTKMLGIIRQDLEAKGIPFVYLDGSTKNRLEIVQQFNEDPSLLVFLVSLKAGGTGLNLVGADTVIHYDMWWNPAVENQATDRVHRIGQNRSVSSYKLVTLNTIEEKILSLQNRKKGLVKKVINSDDEVVSKLTWEEVLELLQI; the protein is encoded by the coding sequence ATGCTTAATTTTCGTAAATTAAGAAGAGATTTTACAGCCAACATACTGCAGGATGGAAAAGAGTTGTTTACTCAAGGCGCTGTGGTTAGTGCGAAAATCTTGTCCATGAATAGCGAGACGGTGTGTATCAGTGCACAAATCCGAGGTTCATATGACAATGTTTACGAGTGTGAAATTGAAGTGGATCGAGCGGAATCTGATACCGTGGATTCGAACTGTGATTGCTCTTACAATTATGATTGTCAGCATATCGTAGCTTTGCTGTTTTATTTAGAGCAGTACTTTAATGAAATGGTGGTTACCTATTCTAAGGAAGCAGATCTTTCTTCTAATGAAGAGGTGTGTAAGGAGCTGCAAGAGACTTTTGTTGTAGCTGCCACGCGAGAAGAGGAGCGCCGGGATCGCGAACATCAAAAAGAAATACTTCGAGAATACAATCACGCAGCCTCTGTATTAAGTGAAAATCCTTTCTTCTTGCCTTTGGAGTATTCTGAGAAGGATAGTGCGGAACTTGCGGTTCTATTTGTCCCTCAGAAAAACGAAGGGGACATTTTTTCTCCAAATCAGCCTATAGAGTTTCAGCTTGTTTTGAGGCTTCCAGGGCGTTCTAAGCCTTTTTATGTTTCCAATATCAAAACTTTTTTAGAAGGGGTCTTGTATCAAGAGCCAATCGTTTTTAGCGGGAGACGCTTCTTCTTTACGTTACAATCTTTCAGCGCGTCAGATAGAAAGTTAATTGATTTACTGATTCGTTATGCGCGTTATGCTACAGGAAGTTCTGAAGAAAAATTATTAAAATCCGCCTTTTTAACACCAGCATCTTTAGGGATGATTTTATCTAAAATGCTGGAACATCAAATGGCAGAAAGCAGCGGTTCTCAATTAGGAGAGAAAGAGAGTTTTCAAGGAATTTTTTGTGGGAATTTAGAAGAACCTCTGCTTTGGTCTATCTCTCCTGCTAAAATGAAATTTCACTTGGATTATTTCGACGCTCCGTACAAAGCGTTACTGATGAAGCCTTTAATTGTGGTGGATGAAGAAGAAATACAGCCAGAGCAAGCCGTTCTTTTAGAGTCGAGTTGTCCAGGAATCATTCATAAAAATGTATACCACCACTTTTTGCCCCAGATTAAGCGAGCGCATATACGGTCTTTTGTGGGATTGCGTGATGTAGCGATTCCGGAAGCGCTTTTTGGTTCTTTTTGTGAAAATGCTTTGCCAGTGTTCCGAAATTATGCGGAATTATCCAATGTCGAAGCGTTAAATGGTTTCAGTACGTTGCCTTATACAGAAGAACTACGAGGAGTTTGTGATATCAGCTACCTGGATGGGGAACTCGAGGCCAAGCTCTTTTTCTTATACGATGGACAGCGGGTGCCTGCTACAGCATTTTCTTTACAATACCAAGAGGTACGGGCTTTTGTTCGCCCAGATGGAATTTTAGCTCGAAACTTAGTAGAAGAGAGAAAAATTTTAGAAGAAGTCTTCTCTGGGTTTGTGTACGACGAGCGAGATGGGGCATTTCATGTAAAAAGTGAGAAAAAGATCGTTGAGTTCATGACGGAAACGATCCCAAACAATCAGCATCGCATTACGTTTAATTGCCCAGAAACCCTTTCAGACCAATTTATCTATGATGAAACGGTCTTTGATCTCTCTTTCAGGGCAGGAGAAGATATCAACTACTATGAGGCAGAGTTAAAAGTTCATGGGTTGTTGAAGGGAATCAGCTTAGATTTGCTATGGGATTGCGTTAGCGCGAAGAAACGCTTTTTAGAATTACCGAAAAAGGGTGGGCAATTGAAAAAAGCTCGTCGAGGTAAGTCTGTAGCGTCGAAGCTGCCATGTATTCTTGTTTTGGATTTGGAGAAAATCGCTCCTGTAATTCAAATTTTTAATGAGATCGGGTTTCAGGTTTTAGATGATTTTGTAGAAAAATGTCCTTTATGGAGCTTATCTGGAATTTCCCCCGAGTCTTTCAAGGATCTTCCAGTTAACTTTTCTATGACAGAAGATTTGGCAGAGATACAGAAACAAATCCGCGGCGAAGTGGATTTTGCATTCCAAGAGGTCCCTGCTCAAATTCAGGCAACTTTACGTGGTTATCAGAGAGAAGGTGTGCATTGGTTAGAGCGTTTACGTAAAATGCATCTCAATGGAATTCTTGCAGATGACATGGGGTTAGGGAAAACCTTACAAACCATTATTGCTGTTACGCAAAGTCGCTTGGAGAAAAAGGGAGGGTGTTCTTTGATCATTTGCCCGACCTCTTTAGTATACAATTGGAAAGAAGAATTCCGAAAATTCAATCCAGAGTTTAAAACTCTTGTGGTTGATGGGATCCCCTCTCAGCGACGTAAACAGTTAGCTTCTCTAGGAGAGTATGATGTAGCTATTACCTCTTATAATTTGCTACAAAAAGATATCGATATTTACAGGGACTTTCTTTTTGATTACGTCGTGCTTGATGAAGCGCACCATATCAAGAATCGAACGACGCGTAATGCTAAATCGGTAAAAATGATTCGAGCTTGTCACCGCTTAATTCTTACCGGAACTCCGATAGAGAATTCATTAGAGGAGTTATGGAGTCTGTTTGATTTTCTCATGCCAGGACTTCTTAGCAGTTATGATCGTTTCGTTGGTAAATACATCCGTATTGGCAATTACATGGGGAATAAGGCGGACAATGTCGAAGCTTTAAGAAAAAAAGTGGCGCCGTTTATTCTTCGCAGAATGAAGGAAGATGTTTTAGAAGATCTACCTCCAGTTTCTGAAATTTTGTACCATTGTCATCTTACCGAATCTCAGAGGGAATTGTATCAGTCCTACGCTGCTTCCGCGCGGCAAGAGTTATCTCGTTTAGTGAAACAAGAAGGATTTGAAAGAATTCATATTCATGTGTTGGCTACGCTTACACGTTTAAAACAGATATGTTGTCATCCAGCGATTTTTGCGAAAGACACTCCGGAGCCAGGGGATTCTGCAAAATACGATATGCTGATGGATCTGTTGGGTTCGCTAGTAGATTCTGGTCATAAGACGGTTGTATTTAGCCAATACACCAAGATGTTGGGCATTATAAGACAAGATTTAGAAGCAAAAGGTATTCCTTTTGTGTATCTTGATGGTTCCACAAAGAACCGGTTGGAGATCGTTCAGCAGTTCAATGAAGATCCAAGTTTGCTGGTTTTCTTAGTTTCCTTGAAAGCGGGAGGTACGGGATTAAACTTAGTAGGAGCTGATACGGTAATCCATTACGACATGTGGTGGAATCCTGCTGTTGAGAATCAGGCCACAGATAGGGTTCATCGTATTGGCCAAAATCGTTCTGTTTCTTCCTATAAACTGGTTACCTTGAATACAATTGAAGAAAAAATTCTAAGCTTGCAGAACAGGAAAAAGGGTCTTGTAAAGAAAGTGATCAATTCTGATGATGAAGTCGTTTCTAAGTTAACTTGGGAAGAAGTGCTCGAACTTCTACAGATATAG
- a CDS encoding rod shape-determining protein produces the protein MSPHRSLYKIKNFSNRLYNKALGRFDRLFNFFSGNIGIDLGTANTLVYVRGRGIVLSEPSVVAVDAQTHAVLAVGHKAKAMLGKTPRKIVAVRPMKDGVIADFEIAEGMLKALIKRVTPARSMFRPKILIAVPSGITGVEKRAVEDSALHAGAQEVILIEEPMAAAIGVDLPVHEPAASMIIDIGGGTTEIAIISLGGIVESRSLRIAGDEFDECIINYMRRTYNLMIGPRTAEEIKITIGSAYPLGDQELEMEVRGRDQVAGLPITKRINSVEIRECLAEPIQQIIECVRLTLEKCPPELSADLVERGMVLAGGGALIKGLDKALSKNTGLSVITAPHPLLAVCLGTGKALEHLDQLKKRKESLV, from the coding sequence ATGAGCCCACATCGCAGCTTATACAAGATTAAAAATTTTTCTAATCGCCTGTATAACAAGGCTTTAGGCCGTTTCGATCGACTGTTTAATTTTTTTTCCGGGAATATCGGCATCGATTTAGGGACGGCAAATACTTTAGTCTATGTTCGCGGTCGTGGGATTGTTCTTAGTGAGCCTTCAGTTGTGGCTGTTGATGCTCAGACTCATGCAGTATTGGCTGTAGGCCATAAAGCCAAAGCAATGTTGGGGAAAACCCCTCGAAAAATTGTCGCTGTTCGCCCTATGAAAGATGGGGTGATCGCCGATTTTGAAATTGCAGAAGGGATGTTGAAAGCTTTGATCAAACGGGTTACCCCAGCTCGTAGCATGTTCCGTCCCAAAATTCTTATCGCAGTACCTTCCGGTATTACTGGTGTTGAAAAACGAGCTGTTGAGGATTCTGCCTTACATGCTGGGGCTCAGGAAGTGATTCTGATTGAGGAGCCTATGGCTGCTGCTATTGGTGTGGATCTTCCGGTGCATGAGCCTGCTGCCAGTATGATTATTGATATCGGCGGAGGGACAACAGAAATCGCCATTATTTCTCTAGGGGGAATTGTCGAGTCCCGTTCTCTACGTATAGCGGGGGATGAGTTCGATGAGTGCATTATTAATTATATGCGGCGCACTTACAACTTAATGATAGGGCCTAGGACTGCGGAAGAAATTAAGATTACGATAGGCTCCGCATACCCATTAGGTGATCAAGAATTAGAAATGGAAGTGCGTGGGCGAGATCAGGTGGCTGGGCTCCCTATTACAAAAAGGATTAATTCTGTAGAAATTCGAGAGTGTTTAGCGGAACCCATACAGCAAATCATAGAGTGTGTACGATTAACTCTAGAAAAATGTCCGCCAGAACTTTCTGCAGATTTGGTAGAGCGAGGGATGGTTCTCGCTGGAGGTGGAGCTCTTATTAAAGGGTTGGATAAAGCATTAAGTAAAAATACCGGACTTTCTGTTATCACGGCTCCGCATCCACTGTTAGCGGTTTGCTTAGGAACTGGAAAAGCTCTGGAACATCTAGATCAATTGAAGAAGCGAAAAGAGAGTTTAGTATGA
- the tig gene encoding trigger factor, giving the protein MSSRDFSNDLFSINIEETAGCVVSAKVQANPLVTQKCHKEALKTVKKNIVLPGFRKGKAPDNIIEARYSSHVENELRQLLLRASFEALSQLCDRKPLSPKAVRSSTVDSCSAVSGGTVSFLYEAFPVIPSLPWEQLALPEPEPVKEISDEDLENGLKNVAYFFATKTPVTRPSQEGDFISLSLYVSKKGDLNSTPTAIFENKYFKISEEDMTDAFKAKFLNVSTGHRVEEEIGSEDIQSFLNGDLLTFTVNAVIEISSPELDDEKARQLQAESLEDLKNKLRVQLENQAKEAQYQKRFSAAEDALAQLVDFDLPQSLLQEREELLSREKLLNARLVKYCSDSELEEQKQTLLEEAKADARKAVKLLFLTQKVFSEKGLSISREELQYMMDVCSRERFGAHPPKDISNQMIQELVLVARDRLTYRKAIEAVSSEKKDLEGIPS; this is encoded by the coding sequence GTGTCTTCTCGAGATTTTTCTAATGATTTGTTTTCTATAAATATAGAGGAAACTGCTGGCTGCGTTGTGTCTGCAAAAGTTCAGGCTAATCCCTTAGTCACGCAGAAGTGTCATAAAGAAGCTCTCAAAACTGTGAAAAAGAATATCGTGTTACCCGGGTTTCGCAAAGGAAAAGCTCCCGATAACATTATTGAGGCTCGCTATTCATCCCATGTTGAGAATGAGCTTCGCCAGTTGTTACTGAGAGCCTCTTTCGAAGCTCTTTCTCAACTATGTGATCGAAAACCTTTATCTCCCAAGGCTGTTCGCTCTTCCACGGTTGATTCGTGCAGTGCTGTCAGCGGGGGGACTGTTTCCTTTTTATACGAAGCATTCCCGGTTATCCCTTCTCTTCCCTGGGAACAATTAGCTCTCCCAGAACCAGAGCCAGTAAAGGAGATCTCTGACGAGGACTTAGAGAACGGCTTGAAAAACGTTGCTTACTTTTTTGCGACAAAAACGCCTGTTACAAGACCCTCTCAAGAAGGAGACTTTATCTCCCTGTCACTATATGTTTCCAAAAAAGGAGATCTTAACTCAACTCCTACCGCTATTTTTGAAAACAAATATTTCAAAATTAGTGAAGAGGACATGACCGACGCGTTTAAAGCTAAATTTTTAAATGTGTCTACAGGCCATCGTGTAGAAGAAGAAATTGGTTCCGAAGACATTCAATCTTTTTTGAATGGGGATCTCCTCACTTTTACAGTCAACGCTGTCATTGAAATTTCATCTCCAGAGTTGGATGACGAAAAAGCTCGACAATTGCAAGCAGAATCTTTGGAAGATTTGAAAAACAAGCTTCGTGTACAGCTAGAAAACCAGGCTAAAGAAGCTCAATACCAAAAACGTTTCTCAGCAGCTGAAGATGCTTTGGCTCAGCTCGTAGATTTTGACTTACCACAAAGTCTATTGCAGGAACGCGAAGAGCTTCTCTCTAGAGAAAAACTTTTAAATGCTCGCTTAGTCAAATATTGCTCGGATTCTGAGCTAGAAGAGCAAAAACAAACTTTATTAGAAGAAGCAAAAGCTGATGCAAGAAAGGCTGTAAAGCTTTTGTTCCTAACACAAAAGGTCTTTTCAGAAAAAGGATTGTCTATCTCTAGAGAAGAACTTCAATATATGATGGATGTCTGCTCGAGAGAGCGTTTTGGAGCTCACCCTCCTAAAGACATTTCTAATCAAATGATCCAGGAGTTGGTTCTTGTGGCTCGAGATCGGTTGACTTACCGTAAAGCAATCGAGGCTGTTTCATCTGAGAAAAAAGATTTAGAGGGCATCCCCTCTTAA
- a CDS encoding phosphoenolpyruvate carboxykinase (GTP) yields the protein MTGDWMSKITHLGLKSWIEEVIALVTPDAVCLCDGSESEYQQLCQQMQESGVMIPLNPELHPNCFLVRSSPKDVARVEQFTFICTKTQEEAGPTNNWRDPQEMRAELHELFQGCMRGRTLYIVPFCMGPLHSPFSLIGVEITDSPYVVCSMKIMTRMGSAVLEMLGSSGTFYKCLHSVGKPLSPGEKDEAWPCNPEHMRIVHFQDDNSVMSFGSGYGGNALLGKKCVALRLASYLGHKQGWLAEHMLIIGVTNPEGRKKYFAAAFPSACGKTNLAMLMPKLPGWKVECIGDDIAWIRPGDDGRLYAVNPEFGFFGVALGTSETTNPNALATCRADSLFTNVALTADGDVWWEGKTTTPPPGIIDWKGREWIPGGDPAAHPNARFTAPLDHCPSLDPQWNNPQGVPLEAIIFGGRRTETIPLVYEALSWEHGVMMGAGMSSTTTAAIVGELGKLRHDPFAMLPFCGYNMAAYFKHWLSFANKGLRLPKIFGVNWFRKDADGRFIWPGFSENLRVLEWIFRRTDGEDSIAQRTPVGYLPTESGLNTTGLNLSQEALRALLTVDTLGWRAEVNNIREYCTIFGADMPQQIINELSRIESELK from the coding sequence ATGACAGGCGATTGGATGTCTAAGATAACCCATTTAGGGTTAAAATCCTGGATAGAAGAGGTGATTGCCTTAGTGACTCCTGATGCTGTTTGTTTATGCGACGGCTCAGAAAGCGAATATCAACAACTGTGTCAGCAAATGCAGGAGTCCGGGGTCATGATCCCTCTAAATCCTGAGTTACATCCAAATTGTTTTCTTGTTCGCTCTTCTCCCAAAGATGTGGCTCGCGTTGAGCAATTCACCTTTATTTGTACTAAGACTCAGGAAGAAGCAGGACCTACAAATAATTGGCGAGATCCGCAAGAGATGCGGGCAGAGCTGCATGAATTATTTCAGGGGTGTATGCGAGGGCGCACTCTTTATATCGTTCCATTTTGTATGGGGCCTTTGCATTCTCCTTTTTCTTTAATTGGAGTAGAGATAACCGATTCTCCTTATGTTGTTTGTTCCATGAAAATCATGACTCGGATGGGATCTGCTGTTTTGGAGATGCTCGGGTCATCCGGAACGTTTTATAAGTGTCTGCATAGCGTTGGAAAACCTTTGTCTCCGGGGGAAAAAGATGAGGCGTGGCCTTGCAATCCGGAGCACATGCGCATCGTCCATTTTCAAGATGATAATAGTGTCATGTCTTTTGGTAGTGGATATGGAGGCAATGCTTTGCTTGGCAAAAAATGTGTGGCTTTGCGTCTAGCTTCTTATTTAGGGCACAAGCAAGGTTGGTTAGCCGAGCATATGCTAATTATTGGTGTGACTAATCCTGAAGGACGAAAGAAATATTTTGCAGCAGCTTTCCCTAGTGCCTGTGGGAAAACCAATCTTGCTATGCTGATGCCCAAACTGCCAGGGTGGAAGGTAGAGTGTATTGGAGATGATATTGCATGGATCCGTCCAGGGGATGATGGAAGATTGTATGCAGTAAACCCTGAGTTTGGGTTTTTCGGCGTGGCTTTGGGAACTTCTGAGACTACTAATCCCAATGCATTGGCAACATGCAGAGCAGATTCATTATTTACGAATGTTGCTTTGACCGCAGATGGAGATGTGTGGTGGGAAGGTAAAACAACAACGCCTCCGCCAGGGATTATTGATTGGAAAGGAAGAGAGTGGATTCCTGGAGGTGATCCAGCAGCGCATCCTAACGCGCGTTTTACAGCGCCGCTGGATCACTGTCCTTCTTTAGATCCTCAATGGAATAATCCTCAGGGGGTCCCTTTAGAGGCAATCATTTTTGGAGGAAGACGTACAGAAACGATTCCCTTGGTTTATGAAGCGTTAAGCTGGGAGCATGGAGTCATGATGGGAGCTGGGATGTCTTCCACAACAACTGCTGCAATTGTCGGAGAATTAGGGAAATTACGCCATGACCCTTTTGCCATGCTCCCCTTCTGTGGGTATAACATGGCAGCCTACTTTAAGCACTGGTTGTCTTTCGCAAACAAAGGGTTGCGGTTGCCTAAAATTTTTGGAGTGAACTGGTTCCGCAAAGATGCGGACGGCCGTTTTATTTGGCCAGGGTTTTCTGAAAATCTTCGGGTATTGGAGTGGATCTTCCGTCGTACGGATGGAGAGGACTCTATCGCGCAGCGTACGCCTGTAGGCTATCTTCCTACGGAATCAGGGCTCAATACGACTGGGCTCAATTTATCTCAGGAAGCTTTGCGCGCTTTGCTTACGGTGGATACGTTAGGCTGGCGAGCGGAGGTTAATAACATTCGGGAGTATTGTACTATTTTTGGGGCGGACATGCCGCAGCAAATTATTAACGAATTATCCAGGATAGAAAGCGAATTGAAATAA